In Cetobacterium somerae ATCC BAA-474, a genomic segment contains:
- a CDS encoding metallophosphoesterase family protein — MRVLHTSDWHLGKKLEGQSRILEQKLFINALETVIKEENIDLILLAGDIYDTYNPSAEAEKLFFDSIKQLSLNGEVGIIIIPGNHDNPQRLTAVSHLAKDYGVIIYDSAFQEINIGKYGTLNIYNSVPGGIFIEKNNKKIYIYNLPFPSEATLNETFDDVKFNTRIKEILEEGVRYNNENIPSVVMTHIYVAGSMGEGEVALELGGSRAISTSDLPDVDYIALGHVHKPMCFANKKAYYCGSPIEYRVTENKFDKKVFVVDILKDSTTVKEIPLENYKPIREYDVIGADEAINKSLELIDKNEWIYLNVELEEPLTNSVIRKIKSNKNILEIVPIVKTKSKEIEVTNCNEQTLEEAFIEFYKEETMGLPPNDNITKLFLEILEEGESNETN, encoded by the coding sequence ATGAGAGTACTTCACACTTCTGATTGGCATTTAGGCAAAAAGCTTGAAGGACAATCAAGAATATTAGAACAAAAACTATTTATTAATGCTCTAGAGACAGTTATAAAAGAGGAAAACATTGATTTAATTCTTTTAGCGGGAGACATATACGACACTTATAATCCATCAGCTGAAGCTGAGAAGCTATTTTTTGACAGTATAAAACAGTTATCTTTAAATGGTGAAGTAGGAATTATTATAATTCCTGGAAATCATGATAATCCTCAAAGATTAACTGCTGTATCTCACTTAGCTAAAGACTATGGAGTTATAATCTATGATAGTGCATTTCAAGAAATTAATATCGGAAAATACGGCACTCTAAATATTTACAACTCTGTTCCAGGTGGAATTTTCATAGAAAAAAACAATAAAAAAATATATATATACAATCTTCCATTTCCAAGTGAAGCTACTTTAAATGAAACTTTTGATGATGTCAAGTTCAATACTAGAATCAAAGAGATTTTAGAAGAGGGTGTTCGTTACAATAACGAAAATATACCTAGTGTAGTAATGACTCATATCTATGTGGCTGGATCTATGGGAGAGGGTGAAGTTGCTTTAGAACTTGGAGGCTCACGTGCAATTTCTACTAGTGATTTACCTGATGTCGATTATATAGCTTTAGGACATGTTCATAAACCAATGTGCTTTGCAAACAAAAAAGCTTACTATTGTGGTTCTCCTATCGAGTATAGGGTAACTGAAAATAAATTTGATAAAAAGGTTTTTGTAGTTGATATATTAAAAGATTCAACTACTGTAAAGGAAATACCTTTAGAAAATTATAAGCCTATTAGAGAATATGATGTAATTGGAGCAGATGAGGCTATCAATAAATCACTAGAACTTATCGATAAAAACGAATGGATCTATTTAAATGTAGAGTTAGAAGAACCTCTTACAAATTCTGTTATTAGAAAAATTAAATCTAATAAAAATATTTTAGAAATAGTTCCAATCGTAAAAACAAAATCAAAAGAAATTGAAGTTACAAATTGTAACGAACAAACTCTTGAAGAGGCTTTTATTGAGTTTTATAAAGAAGAAACAATGGGATTACCTCCAAATGACAACATAACGAAACTTTTCTTAGAAATTTTAGAGGAGGGAGAAAGTAATGAGACCAATTAG